In one window of Nocardioides panacisoli DNA:
- a CDS encoding sugar ABC transporter ATP-binding protein — protein MTTAADTTPVLEMRGVAKSFGPVAAVRSGELSVQAGSVHAFVGENGAGKSTLVKVIAGVHRRDAGTFRFRGEDVDFSSTAESKDAGIAVIYQEPTLFPDLSVTENIFMGRQPTRSGRRIDYAAMYAEAEEIFTRLGVAVDPRRIAEGLSIADQQVIEIAKAISLDATLLVMDEPTAALSGVEVERLFTIARSLRDEGRALVFISHRLDEVFDLCDTVTVMRDGEYVATRPIAETSQEDVVSLMVGREVADLFPKGESEIGEVVLDVAGLSSTGVFHDVSFQVRAGEIVGLAGLVGAGRSEIARAVFGIDGYDSGTVTLHGERVPPRSPQAAIRAGAALVPEDRRQQGLVIEQSVARNVASVIRRRLTGLGLLTSRAENIAAGPWAGRLEVKTSALDMDASTMSGGNQQKVAIAKWLATEPRLLIIDEPTRGIDVGTKSEVHRLLSDLAARGMAVLMISSELPEVLGMADRVVVVCEGRVTAEIDRADATPENVMHAATHVGDREAGATHDDAARAEEVSA, from the coding sequence ATGACCACCGCAGCCGACACCACCCCGGTGCTCGAGATGCGCGGCGTGGCCAAGAGCTTCGGACCCGTCGCCGCGGTCCGCTCCGGCGAGCTGAGCGTGCAGGCCGGATCCGTCCACGCCTTCGTCGGGGAGAACGGCGCCGGCAAGTCCACGCTCGTCAAGGTGATCGCCGGCGTACACCGGCGCGACGCCGGCACCTTCCGGTTCCGCGGCGAGGACGTCGACTTCTCCTCCACCGCGGAGTCCAAGGACGCCGGCATCGCGGTGATCTACCAGGAGCCGACGCTCTTCCCGGACCTGTCGGTGACCGAGAACATCTTCATGGGGCGCCAGCCCACCCGCTCGGGGCGTCGCATCGACTACGCCGCGATGTACGCCGAGGCCGAGGAGATCTTCACCCGCCTCGGGGTGGCCGTCGACCCCCGGCGCATCGCCGAGGGCCTCTCCATCGCCGACCAGCAGGTCATCGAGATCGCCAAGGCGATCTCGCTCGACGCGACCCTGCTGGTCATGGACGAGCCCACCGCGGCGCTGAGTGGCGTCGAGGTCGAGCGGCTGTTCACCATCGCCCGCAGCCTGCGCGACGAGGGCCGTGCCCTGGTCTTCATCTCCCACCGCCTCGACGAGGTCTTCGACCTGTGCGACACCGTCACCGTCATGCGCGACGGGGAGTACGTCGCCACCCGGCCCATCGCGGAGACCTCCCAGGAGGACGTGGTCTCGCTGATGGTCGGCCGCGAGGTGGCCGACCTCTTCCCCAAGGGGGAGTCCGAGATCGGTGAGGTCGTCCTCGACGTCGCGGGGCTGTCCTCCACCGGCGTCTTCCACGACGTCAGCTTCCAGGTGCGCGCGGGCGAGATCGTCGGTCTGGCCGGCCTCGTCGGTGCGGGACGCAGCGAGATCGCACGAGCCGTCTTCGGCATCGACGGCTACGACTCCGGCACCGTCACGCTCCACGGCGAGCGCGTGCCGCCGCGCAGCCCGCAGGCGGCCATCCGCGCCGGCGCCGCACTCGTCCCCGAGGACCGACGCCAACAGGGCTTGGTGATCGAGCAGTCGGTCGCGCGCAACGTCGCCTCGGTCATCCGCCGTCGGCTGACGGGCCTGGGCCTGCTGACCTCCCGCGCGGAGAACATCGCCGCGGGCCCGTGGGCCGGACGCCTCGAGGTCAAGACCAGCGCGTTGGACATGGACGCCAGCACCATGAGTGGCGGCAACCAGCAGAAGGTCGCCATCGCCAAGTGGCTGGCCACCGAGCCGCGGCTGCTCATCATCGACGAGCCCACGCGCGGCATCGACGTCGGCACCAAGAGCGAGGTCCACCGGCTCCTCTCGGACCTGGCGGCTCGTGGCATGGCGGTGCTGATGATCTCCTCCGAGCTGCCCGAGGTCCTCGGCATGGCCGACCGGGTCGTCGTCGTGTGCGAGGGCCGCGTGACCGCCGAGATCGACCGCGCCGACGCCACCCCGGAGAACGTCATGCACGCCGCGACCCACGTCGGCGACCGGGAGGCCGGCGCCACTCACGACGACGCGGCACGAGCCGAGGAGGTGTCGGCGTGA
- a CDS encoding LacI family DNA-binding transcriptional regulator, translating into MTTERATGRRVSVKEVAAAAGVSVGTVSNVLNRPDKVSPATRERIQTVIDELGFVRNDAARQLRAGSNRAVAMIVLDVANPFFTDVAHSVEDQLAAEARPLILANSAQDARREASYLDLFEEQRVEGMLLTPVGDVLTRLHQLRERGVAVVLVDRIIDSADFSSVSVDDHLGGTLAARHLLDAGRRHLAFIGGPAHLTQVRDRWAATQEAVAGVTGATAELVETDAMEATAGRRAVEALWERPADQRPDAVFAANDLVALGVLQALTQLRVGVPDEVALIGYDDIDFAASAAVPLSSVRQPREQLGREAARILLEVMSAPSAPARHVVLEPELVVRESTVGRG; encoded by the coding sequence ATGACGACGGAGCGCGCGACCGGGCGACGGGTCTCGGTCAAGGAGGTCGCCGCCGCGGCCGGCGTCTCCGTCGGCACCGTCTCCAACGTGCTCAACCGCCCCGACAAGGTCTCCCCCGCGACGCGGGAACGGATCCAGACCGTCATCGACGAGCTCGGGTTCGTGCGCAACGACGCCGCGCGACAGCTCCGCGCCGGCAGCAACCGGGCCGTGGCGATGATCGTGCTCGACGTCGCGAACCCGTTCTTCACCGACGTCGCCCACAGCGTCGAGGACCAGCTCGCCGCGGAGGCCCGCCCGCTGATCCTGGCCAACTCCGCCCAGGACGCGCGTCGGGAGGCGTCCTACCTCGACCTGTTCGAGGAGCAGCGGGTCGAGGGCATGCTGCTCACCCCCGTCGGCGACGTCCTCACGCGCCTGCACCAGCTCCGCGAGCGGGGCGTGGCCGTGGTGCTGGTCGACCGGATCATCGACTCCGCCGACTTCTCCTCCGTCTCCGTCGACGACCACCTCGGCGGCACCCTCGCCGCGCGGCACCTGCTCGACGCCGGGCGGCGGCACCTCGCCTTCATCGGCGGCCCCGCCCACCTCACCCAGGTCCGCGACCGGTGGGCGGCGACCCAGGAGGCCGTGGCCGGCGTCACCGGCGCCACCGCCGAGCTGGTCGAGACCGACGCGATGGAGGCGACCGCGGGTCGTCGCGCCGTGGAGGCACTGTGGGAACGACCGGCGGACCAGCGGCCCGACGCGGTCTTCGCCGCCAACGACCTGGTCGCTCTCGGTGTGCTCCAGGCGCTCACCCAGCTGCGGGTCGGCGTACCGGACGAGGTCGCGCTGATCGGCTACGACGACATCGACTTCGCCGCCTCGGCCGCGGTGCCGCTCTCCAGCGTGCGCCAGCCCCGCGAGCAGCTCGGCCGCGAGGCCGCGCGCATCCTGCTGGAGGTGATGTCCGCGCCGTCGGCGCCGGCACGCCACGTGGTGCTCGAGCCGGAACTGGTCGTGCGCGAGTCCACCGTCGGTCGCGGCTGA
- a CDS encoding VIT1/CCC1 transporter family protein, with product MTAPVRRPGPHADEPHRGGLNDRLNSLRAGVLGANDGIVSTAGIVVGVAGATTERSAILVAGVAGLVAGAMSMGAGEYVSVSTQRDSEEALLARERRELAEDPEDELAELAGLYVEKGLDPDVALEVAGQLTARDALGAHAEAELGIDPDDLTSPWRAALASMTAFTVGALLPLLTILLVAAQARVWVTMAAVTAALALTGWASARFGYGPVRRAVVRNVAGGLFAMAVTYAVGSALGTQL from the coding sequence ATGACTGCCCCTGTGCGCCGACCCGGTCCGCACGCCGACGAGCCGCACCGTGGTGGCCTCAACGACCGGCTCAACTCGCTGCGGGCCGGCGTACTCGGTGCCAACGACGGGATCGTCAGCACCGCCGGCATCGTGGTCGGTGTCGCGGGAGCCACCACCGAGCGCTCGGCGATCCTGGTCGCCGGTGTCGCCGGGCTCGTTGCCGGCGCGATGAGCATGGGCGCCGGGGAGTACGTCTCGGTCAGCACGCAGCGTGACTCCGAGGAGGCGCTCCTCGCCCGGGAGCGCCGCGAGCTGGCCGAGGACCCCGAGGACGAGCTGGCCGAGCTCGCCGGCCTCTACGTCGAGAAGGGGCTCGACCCCGACGTCGCGCTGGAGGTGGCGGGGCAGCTCACCGCCCGCGACGCGCTCGGCGCGCACGCCGAGGCCGAGCTGGGCATCGACCCCGACGACCTGACGAGTCCGTGGCGTGCGGCGCTGGCCTCGATGACGGCGTTCACCGTCGGGGCGCTGCTCCCGCTGTTGACGATCCTGTTGGTCGCCGCGCAGGCACGGGTCTGGGTGACGATGGCCGCGGTGACCGCCGCGCTGGCGCTGACCGGTTGGGCCTCGGCCCGGTTCGGCTACGGGCCGGTGCGACGGGCGGTGGTCCGCAACGTGGCGGGCGGCCTGTTCGCGATGGCCGTCACCTACGCGGTCGGGTCGGCGCTCGGCACCCAGCTCTGA
- a CDS encoding BCCT family transporter has product MADGTPTTQGDERINEGKLGELARGLGLRTDPIIFFVAAGLMVVFLITLLIWPTQIGDAFADGRTWVVTNLGWFFILGVSSWLAFLIWVAISKYGSIRLGGDQERPAYSNISWFTMLFAGGIGTVLMFWGVAEPIFHFETPPRGEAPFSSGAANDAMSIAIYHLGLHTWAIFTLPGLAFGYFIYRYDLPFRVSSVFYPFLGEKIHGPIGRTIDIFAVLGTLFGVAVSIGLGTNQINSGLTRLFDVPNTVLPKVLIIAVLTAVAVTSIVVGLDKGVKVLSNVNIGMAVGLMIFVLVVGPTVFLFREMIETLGLYLRNLVPLALWNDSMAYVDGGAYGEGWGWQGGWTVFYWAWTVTWAPFMGVFLARISKGRTIREFIGGVMVAPSLFTLVWFVIFGWTAMRLDGIGSSPDAAHPITEAVTGEGGGAEFAMFAFFESLLSNDALITFISGFVVVIVAIFFATSSDSASLVVDMLCTGTEDPGPTRQRVFWGVSEGALAMMLIVLAGDEGLDALQQVITVIGLPIFILMFLAMVSLYKGLRTEKFVMVKVPVAGSQEPPREDAAVD; this is encoded by the coding sequence ATGGCGGACGGCACACCAACCACCCAGGGTGACGAACGGATCAACGAGGGCAAGCTCGGCGAGCTGGCCCGTGGGCTCGGTCTGCGCACCGACCCGATCATCTTCTTCGTCGCTGCCGGCCTCATGGTGGTCTTCCTGATCACGCTGCTGATCTGGCCGACCCAGATCGGCGATGCCTTCGCCGACGGCCGCACGTGGGTGGTCACCAACCTGGGCTGGTTCTTCATCCTCGGTGTCTCGTCCTGGCTGGCGTTCCTGATCTGGGTGGCGATCAGCAAGTACGGCAGCATCCGCCTCGGCGGCGACCAGGAGCGGCCGGCGTACAGCAACATCTCCTGGTTCACGATGCTCTTCGCCGGTGGCATCGGCACGGTCCTGATGTTCTGGGGCGTCGCGGAGCCGATCTTCCACTTCGAGACCCCGCCGCGGGGCGAGGCGCCGTTCTCCTCGGGCGCCGCGAACGACGCGATGAGCATCGCGATCTACCACCTCGGCCTGCACACGTGGGCGATCTTCACCCTGCCGGGCCTGGCGTTCGGCTACTTCATCTACCGCTACGACCTGCCGTTCCGCGTCAGCTCGGTGTTCTACCCGTTCCTGGGCGAGAAGATCCACGGCCCCATCGGTCGCACCATCGACATCTTCGCGGTGCTGGGCACCCTCTTCGGTGTCGCGGTCTCCATCGGCCTGGGCACCAACCAGATCAACTCCGGCCTGACGCGGCTCTTCGACGTGCCCAACACGGTCCTGCCCAAGGTGCTGATCATCGCCGTCCTCACCGCCGTCGCGGTGACCTCGATCGTGGTCGGCCTGGACAAGGGCGTGAAGGTCCTGTCCAACGTCAACATCGGCATGGCCGTGGGCCTGATGATCTTCGTGCTCGTCGTCGGCCCGACGGTCTTCCTCTTCCGCGAGATGATCGAGACGCTGGGCCTCTACCTGCGCAACCTCGTGCCGCTGGCGCTGTGGAACGACTCCATGGCCTACGTCGACGGCGGAGCGTACGGCGAGGGCTGGGGCTGGCAGGGCGGCTGGACCGTCTTCTACTGGGCCTGGACGGTGACGTGGGCGCCCTTCATGGGTGTCTTCCTCGCCCGCATCTCCAAGGGCCGCACGATCCGTGAGTTCATCGGCGGCGTGATGGTGGCGCCCTCCCTGTTCACGTTGGTCTGGTTCGTGATCTTCGGGTGGACCGCGATGCGCCTGGACGGGATCGGCAGCAGCCCCGATGCGGCGCACCCGATCACCGAGGCGGTCACCGGCGAGGGTGGTGGTGCGGAGTTCGCGATGTTCGCGTTCTTCGAGTCGCTGTTGTCCAACGACGCGTTGATCACCTTCATCTCCGGCTTCGTCGTGGTGATCGTGGCGATCTTCTTCGCCACGTCCTCCGACTCCGCCTCGCTGGTGGTGGACATGCTCTGCACCGGCACCGAGGACCCGGGCCCGACCCGGCAGCGGGTCTTCTGGGGTGTCTCCGAGGGCGCCCTGGCGATGATGCTGATCGTGCTCGCCGGCGACGAGGGACTCGACGCACTGCAACAGGTGATCACCGTGATCGGGCTCCCGATCTTCATCCTGATGTTCCTGGCGATGGTCTCGCTCTACAAGGGACTGCGCACGGAGAAGTTCGTGATGGTCAAGGTGCCCGTCGCCGGATCCCAGGAGCCGCCACGGGAGGACGCGGCGGTCGACTGA
- a CDS encoding MOSC domain-containing protein → MDRRSIGRVARVGCTPIKGCQHTSSDELVLDEDGPRGDRAWCLVPPEGGRVLRTIDQPRLVGVRARWDGHALDVVLPGGAAATGAPEQAGASLAVDYWGRTIDAVPYDGPHARLLSDFLGRPVRLARVAPGAAVYGAPVSLVSTASVVDAATRAGRPDLADQPERYRATVVVEADEPYIEDQWVGHDVAIGDAVVRVHGRMGRCGVVNLAPSTGDADASLLRSLADHRPQNSRGEPLLAVDATVVAPGSVRWGDTLQLHNDSRRTAG, encoded by the coding sequence GTGGACCGACGAAGCATCGGCAGGGTCGCCCGGGTCGGTTGCACACCGATCAAGGGGTGCCAGCACACGTCCTCGGACGAGCTGGTCCTCGACGAGGACGGGCCACGCGGTGACCGTGCGTGGTGCCTGGTGCCGCCCGAGGGTGGACGGGTGCTGCGCACCATCGACCAGCCCCGACTCGTCGGTGTCCGGGCACGCTGGGACGGCCACGCCCTCGACGTCGTACTCCCCGGAGGCGCGGCGGCGACGGGGGCACCCGAGCAGGCCGGTGCCTCCCTCGCGGTCGACTACTGGGGACGGACCATCGACGCCGTGCCGTACGACGGCCCGCACGCGCGGCTGCTCTCGGACTTCCTCGGCCGGCCCGTGCGCCTGGCGCGGGTCGCGCCCGGCGCGGCGGTGTACGGCGCCCCGGTGAGCCTGGTGAGCACGGCCTCGGTCGTCGACGCCGCCACCCGTGCCGGACGCCCCGACCTGGCCGACCAACCCGAGCGCTACCGCGCCACCGTCGTCGTCGAGGCCGACGAGCCCTACATCGAGGACCAGTGGGTCGGGCACGACGTCGCGATCGGCGACGCCGTGGTGCGGGTCCACGGTCGGATGGGCCGGTGCGGGGTCGTGAACCTCGCTCCGTCGACCGGCGACGCGGACGCCAGCCTGCTGCGCTCACTGGCCGACCACCGGCCCCAGAACTCCCGCGGCGAGCCGCTCCTGGCGGTCGACGCGACCGTCGTCGCACCCGGATCCGTACGGTGGGGGGACACGTTGCAGCTCCACAACGACTCGCGACGTACTGCAGGGTAA
- a CDS encoding acyl-CoA dehydrogenase family protein, which produces MKREIYDEDHEAFRSSVREFLERSVIPDVEQYAVDKAIPRDFWIEGGKNGFWGLEIPEEYGGVGAGDYRFNAVLMEELNKVNAALGSCAGIHADITAPYIVELGTEEQKQRWLPGVASGETLLAIGMTEPSGGSDLAALKTTAVRDGDEWVINGSKTFITNGYSADLVITAVRTDPEKGPKGITLFAIETSSEGFSRGRKLDKVGQDESDTAELFFENVRVTDAEIIGEVDQGFIHMMQKLPQERLGCAISNVAHAKQILDETLQYTKDRKAFGQSIGQFQHNKFLLADIYTRIDVTQAYIDQCVVAHDKGELTAIDAAKAKWWSSQVQNEVLDHCVQLHGGYGFMNEYRVARAWRDARVSKIWAGSNEIMKELIGRDLGL; this is translated from the coding sequence ATGAAGCGCGAGATCTACGACGAGGACCACGAAGCCTTCCGCTCCTCGGTGCGGGAGTTCCTGGAGCGGTCGGTCATCCCCGACGTCGAGCAGTACGCCGTGGACAAGGCCATTCCGCGGGACTTCTGGATCGAGGGTGGCAAGAACGGCTTCTGGGGCCTGGAGATCCCCGAGGAGTACGGCGGCGTCGGGGCCGGCGACTACCGGTTCAACGCCGTCCTCATGGAGGAGCTCAACAAGGTCAACGCGGCGCTGGGGTCGTGTGCCGGGATCCACGCCGACATCACCGCGCCCTACATCGTCGAGCTCGGCACCGAGGAGCAGAAGCAGCGCTGGCTGCCCGGCGTCGCCTCGGGCGAGACGCTGCTCGCGATCGGCATGACCGAGCCCTCCGGTGGCTCCGACCTGGCTGCGCTGAAGACCACGGCCGTGCGCGACGGCGACGAGTGGGTCATCAACGGGTCCAAGACCTTCATCACCAACGGCTACTCCGCCGACCTGGTGATCACCGCGGTCCGCACCGACCCGGAGAAGGGCCCGAAGGGCATCACGCTGTTCGCGATCGAGACCAGCTCGGAGGGCTTCAGCCGCGGCCGCAAGCTCGACAAGGTCGGTCAGGACGAGTCCGACACCGCCGAGCTGTTCTTCGAGAACGTCCGCGTCACCGACGCCGAGATCATCGGCGAGGTCGACCAGGGCTTCATCCACATGATGCAGAAGCTGCCGCAGGAGCGGCTCGGCTGCGCGATCTCCAACGTCGCACACGCCAAGCAGATCCTCGACGAGACGCTGCAGTACACCAAGGACCGCAAGGCCTTCGGGCAGTCGATCGGACAGTTCCAGCACAACAAGTTCCTGCTGGCCGACATCTACACCCGCATCGACGTGACGCAGGCCTACATCGACCAGTGCGTCGTGGCCCACGACAAGGGCGAGCTGACCGCGATCGACGCCGCGAAGGCCAAGTGGTGGTCCTCGCAGGTGCAGAACGAGGTGCTCGACCACTGCGTGCAGCTGCACGGCGGCTACGGCTTCATGAACGAGTACCGCGTCGCCCGTGCGTGGCGCGACGCCCGCGTCTCGAAGATCTGGGCGGGCTCGAACGAGATCATGAAGGAACTGATCGGTCGCGACCTGGGGTTGTGA
- a CDS encoding MMPL family transporter → MVDRWGRLIARRARLVLVVGVLLVAGAAAYGVGVFGALSQGGFDTPGSESARALEMEREAFGNRGADVVAIYSDDDLAADDPEFREAVAEVVQGLPADAVAQVTPYYEAPPEAGLVTADGHAAQVVIALDGASQDDFLVSYEEVEPLLEADGLRTDVAGSYAVYSDVNHQTEEDLQRAELISLPLVILLALVIFGSAVAASMPAMVGVIALVGGLGVVRLLTTVTDVSVFSINVVSVLGIGLAIDYALFVVSRFREELARLPEDDPDASRTAIRITLATAGRTVLFSGLTVAASLASLLLFPQMFLKSMGYGGVAAVLIAMLAALTILPATLVLLGRRIDGGRMPWRRGRPVSVEDDHGRWAALARGVMRRPVTVLALTVVLLLVVASPFLGVKWGSVDHRVLPDDSPSYIAAEKLADFGGETSRAGVVLTGVDDAAVQSYVADAAAVTPDAAAEVTARDGDTALVGVTWPGSSQAEASLDLVRDLQAIEPAAGEALVGGITAETVDLLASVGDHLPWMGAVVVLVMFVLLFVAFGSLVLPLKAVVMNVFSITASFGVVTWIFSDGNLSGLLDFEPQGFLDATNPILMLAIIFGLSMDYEVFLLSRVREQWDATGSNDVAVATGVQKTGRIITSAALLLGVVIGAFSTSGVVFMKMLGVGMLVALLIDATIVRALMVPATMKLLGRWNWWAPAPMVRWWERYGFREEIAEPAVQRQPERVP, encoded by the coding sequence ATGGTCGATCGCTGGGGCCGGCTGATCGCCCGCCGGGCGCGTCTCGTCCTCGTCGTCGGGGTGCTCCTGGTCGCCGGGGCCGCGGCGTACGGCGTGGGGGTCTTCGGCGCGTTGAGCCAGGGTGGCTTCGACACCCCCGGGTCGGAGTCGGCCCGCGCGCTCGAGATGGAGCGTGAGGCGTTCGGCAATCGGGGCGCCGACGTGGTCGCGATCTACTCCGACGACGACCTCGCCGCCGACGATCCGGAGTTCCGTGAGGCGGTCGCCGAGGTGGTCCAAGGCCTGCCCGCCGACGCGGTGGCCCAGGTGACGCCGTACTACGAGGCCCCGCCGGAGGCGGGTCTGGTGACCGCGGACGGCCACGCCGCCCAGGTCGTCATCGCGCTCGACGGCGCCTCGCAGGACGACTTCCTCGTCTCCTACGAGGAGGTCGAGCCCCTGCTGGAGGCCGACGGCCTGCGCACCGACGTCGCCGGCTCCTACGCCGTCTACAGCGACGTGAACCACCAGACCGAGGAGGACCTTCAGCGCGCGGAGCTGATCTCGCTGCCGCTGGTCATCCTGCTCGCGCTGGTGATCTTCGGCAGTGCGGTCGCCGCCTCGATGCCGGCCATGGTCGGCGTCATCGCGCTCGTGGGCGGCCTCGGGGTGGTTCGGCTCCTCACGACCGTCACCGACGTGAGCGTGTTCTCGATCAACGTCGTCTCGGTGCTCGGCATCGGACTCGCGATCGACTACGCCCTGTTCGTCGTGAGCCGGTTCCGCGAGGAGCTCGCCCGGCTGCCCGAGGACGACCCGGACGCGTCCCGCACGGCCATCCGCATCACCCTGGCCACCGCGGGACGCACCGTCCTCTTCTCCGGCCTCACCGTCGCCGCCTCGCTCGCCAGTCTGCTGCTCTTCCCGCAGATGTTCCTCAAGTCGATGGGGTACGGCGGCGTCGCGGCCGTGCTGATCGCGATGCTGGCCGCGCTCACCATCCTGCCCGCCACCCTGGTCCTGCTGGGCCGTCGCATCGACGGTGGTCGGATGCCCTGGCGCCGTGGCCGCCCGGTCTCGGTCGAGGACGACCACGGCCGGTGGGCGGCTCTCGCTCGCGGTGTCATGCGCCGTCCGGTCACCGTCCTCGCGCTGACCGTCGTGCTTCTCCTCGTGGTCGCCTCACCGTTCCTCGGTGTGAAGTGGGGCAGCGTCGACCACCGGGTGCTGCCCGACGACTCGCCGTCCTACATCGCGGCGGAGAAGCTCGCCGACTTCGGCGGCGAGACCTCCCGGGCAGGTGTCGTCCTCACCGGCGTCGACGACGCCGCGGTGCAGTCCTACGTCGCCGACGCCGCCGCGGTCACCCCGGACGCGGCGGCCGAGGTCACCGCGCGCGACGGCGACACCGCCCTGGTGGGCGTCACCTGGCCGGGCAGCTCCCAGGCAGAGGCGTCACTGGACCTCGTCCGCGACCTGCAGGCCATCGAGCCAGCCGCGGGGGAGGCGCTGGTCGGCGGCATCACCGCGGAGACCGTCGACCTGCTTGCCTCCGTCGGCGACCACCTGCCCTGGATGGGCGCGGTCGTGGTGCTGGTCATGTTCGTGCTGCTCTTCGTCGCGTTCGGGTCGCTGGTGCTCCCGCTCAAGGCGGTGGTGATGAACGTCTTCTCCATCACCGCCAGCTTCGGGGTGGTGACCTGGATCTTCAGCGACGGCAACCTGTCGGGCCTGCTCGACTTCGAGCCACAGGGCTTCCTCGACGCCACCAACCCGATCCTGATGCTCGCCATCATCTTCGGGCTCTCGATGGACTACGAGGTCTTCCTGCTCTCCCGGGTCCGCGAGCAGTGGGACGCCACCGGGAGCAACGACGTGGCGGTCGCGACCGGCGTACAGAAGACCGGCCGGATCATCACCAGCGCCGCGCTGCTGCTGGGTGTGGTCATCGGCGCCTTCTCCACCAGTGGCGTGGTCTTCATGAAGATGCTCGGCGTCGGCATGCTCGTCGCCCTGCTCATCGACGCGACCATCGTCCGTGCGCTGATGGTGCCGGCCACGATGAAGCTGCTCGGCCGCTGGAACTGGTGGGCGCCCGCACCGATGGTGCGCTGGTGGGAGCGGTACGGCTTCCGTGAGGAGATCGCCGAGCCCGCGGTCCAGCGCCAGCCGGAACGGGTCCCCTGA
- a CDS encoding TetR/AcrR family transcriptional regulator, whose protein sequence is MAHLRAPNRRERRREETYDEIVRVAAQLLDEGAELSLRAVAGRMGMTAPALYRYVANYQELVDLVAFELDRMATEGFAAAAERYPADDPAARLTVGCVAFRRWALAKPREFHLVFANPVAEGDTARRDLLTVSTSGHFFTDLLYEVWERYGYPVPAVEDLPPGVGEAVLDPLLPAKSDHIATEHRGLLWIYMRSWSALYGVVTLESTGHCDPRVIASGALFRATLIDWLAPLGLAQEQERLVEILDAELAAA, encoded by the coding sequence GTGGCCCACCTGCGAGCGCCCAACCGTCGCGAGCGTCGACGCGAGGAGACCTACGACGAGATCGTGCGGGTGGCCGCCCAGCTCCTCGACGAGGGTGCGGAGCTCTCGCTGCGCGCCGTGGCGGGCCGGATGGGGATGACCGCACCCGCGCTCTACCGCTACGTGGCGAACTACCAGGAGCTGGTCGACCTGGTGGCCTTCGAGCTCGACCGGATGGCGACCGAGGGCTTCGCCGCCGCGGCCGAGCGGTACCCGGCGGATGACCCCGCAGCCCGGCTGACGGTCGGGTGCGTGGCGTTCCGTCGGTGGGCGCTGGCCAAGCCACGGGAGTTCCACCTGGTCTTCGCCAACCCGGTCGCGGAGGGTGACACCGCGCGGCGCGACCTGCTGACGGTCTCCACCTCGGGCCACTTCTTCACCGACCTCCTCTACGAGGTCTGGGAGCGCTACGGGTACCCGGTGCCGGCGGTGGAGGACCTGCCGCCGGGCGTGGGCGAGGCGGTCCTGGATCCGCTGCTGCCCGCCAAGTCCGACCACATCGCCACCGAGCACCGCGGCCTGCTCTGGATCTACATGCGCTCCTGGTCGGCGCTGTACGGCGTCGTCACGCTCGAGTCGACCGGCCACTGCGATCCACGCGTCATCGCCAGCGGGGCGCTCTTCCGCGCCACACTGATCGACTGGCTCGCGCCGCTCGGCCTGGCCCAGGAGCAGGAGCGGCTGGTGGAGATCCTGGACGCCGAGTTGGCTGCCGCCTGA